The genomic DNA GCCGACATCGTCAACAAAGTGGTTAACCTGGCCTCGCGTAACGCGGGCTTTATCGCCAAACGTTTTGATGGCGTGCTGGCGGCTGAACTGGCTGACCCGGCGCTGTATCAGACCTTCGTTGACGCCGCAGACACCATCGCGGACGCGTGGGAAAGCCGTGAATTCGGTAAAGCGATTCGTGAGATCATGGCGCTGGCCGATGTCGCTAACCGCTATGTGGACGATCAGGCACCGTGGGTGGTGGCGAAGCAGGAAGGCCGCGACGCCGATCTACAGGCCATTTGTACCATGGGTCTGAATATGTTCCGCGTGTTGATGACCTGGCTGAAGCCGGTGCTGCCGTCACTGACTGAACGCGCTGAAGCATTCCTCAATACCGAACTGACCTGGGATGCAATTCAGCAGCCGCTGCTCAGTCACAAGGTGAACACCTTCAAAGCACTGTATAACCGCATTGAGATGAAACAGGTCGATGCGCTGGTGGAAGCCTCGAAAGAAGAGGTGAAAGCTGCTGCCGCACCGGTCACCGGCCCGCTGGCGGACGATCCGATTCAGGAAACCATCACCTTTGATGATTTCGCGAAAGTGGATTTGCGTATCGCGCTGATTGAAAATGCGGAATTCGTTGACGGCTCCGACAAGCTGTTGCGCCTGACGCTGGATCTCGGCGGCGAGAAACGTAACGTCTTCTCCGGCATTCGTTCCGCGTACCCGGAACCGCAGGCGCTGATTGGCCGTCTGACGGTGATGGTCGCCAACCTGGCGCCGCGTAAAATGCGCTTTGGCATCTCTGAAGGGATGGTGATGGCCGCCGGTCCTGGCGGGAAAGACATCTTCCTGTTAAGCCCGGACAGCGGTGCGCAGCCGGGCCAGCAGGTCAAATAACGCTTTCACTCTCGGGCAACGTTACGTTGCCCGATTTATTTCTCGTCAACTCTGATCAACAACGTCAGCACTTCATAATGGGCGGTATGCGGAAACATATCGAACAGTTGTACTCGCTCAATGCGGTACCCCGAAAGATGGCGAAAATCACTGGCCATCGTCTGCGCATTACAACTCGAATAGATGATAAATGACGGCGCCATCTGGCTCAGGTAGTCGCACAGCGCTTTACCGATGCCGCGTCGCGGCGGGTTGACCAGCACCAGATCGGGAATATCGCCCTGCCCGGTGGCAAACCGCGTGGAGTCCAGCGCCTGAAAATGCAGGTTTTGCAACCCCAGTTCCGCCGCTGACTGTTTCGCGCAGGCAATAGCTTCTGGCGAAATTTCAATACCGGTTAAGGTCATCTCCGGCGTTGCGCAATGCAGACCAAAACCGCCGACGCCACAGAACAGATCCCACATATGCTGAACCGGCAGTTGCCGCACCCAGTCGCGGGCGGTGGCATACAGCTGGCTCGCCACCGTCGGGTTGGTCTGGAAAAAACTTTGTGGGCGGATCCACAGCGGGACGCCGTTAAACGTCTCCGCCAGTGCCTGCTGTTCCGTAAAGAAGATCTCCTGCTCCCCTTCCATGATGGCCATATGCACCGGCTGAATATTGGCAGTGATCACCTTAAGCTGCGGCAATTGTGCCTTCAGCCATGGCAAGGCCACGCGTAACTGCTCCAGTTTGCTTTCCGAACGCAGCACAAAACGCAGCATCATGCCGCCGTCGCGCTGGCTTTCGGTCAGCAGCAGATACTTCAGCTCACCGCGTTTACGGGCGACGTTATAGGGCGTCAGCCCTGCGCGGGCAATAAACGGTTTGAGGGCGGCAAACACCGGGTAAAACGAGGCCGGATAGAGCGGACAGGCGGTCAGATCTTCCGGCGTGCCGTCACGGTGTAACATGCCGAGTAGCGGTTTTTCCACGCTACCGCTGACCACCATTTTGGCTTTATTACGAAACCCCTGCTCCGAGCCACTGACCGGCGCACACCACGCTGTCACCGGCATGGACGCCAGCAGATGGCAGAGATCATCCATTTTTGCCGTGAGTTGTTCGCTGATCGGCTGCGCTATCCACTGACAGGAGCGACAACGACCAGCATCATAGAGTGCGCACTGCATACCAAAGCCTTAATGAATTCAGGGGCGGGGATTGTATCACCGTTATTGTAAGCGGAAAAACCGACGGCTCGCGGAGGGGATAAAAAGCAGAAGCAGCACCAGGATATCAGGAAGTTTTTGCATCATCAGCGAGCGGAAAATTTCCCGTTTCGAGCCACCGGCGATGCTGAAAAGTTCCGGATAACCGTACCCGAGCGACGATGCCCAGAGATAACCGGTGGTGATAATTTGCGTCAGCAGATACAGCCAGCGCGCCCAGTTGCGCCCTTTCACCAGCGAAAAAGCGCAGTAAATTTCGATAAACACCAGCGCCAGGCTACTGAGGAAAACCAGCGTCAGGCTCCACGTCTGCACACTACGGTGAATAAATTCCCCGATGCCGCGGATGCCGAGCAGGTTGAAGATCATCAGTAAATCCAGCGCCCGGATCAGGATAATGGCGAGCGCCGCCACCTGCACAATGGCAGGGACGTTCATGCGGGCATGCGACTGACGTGTTTTGGTAAAAAATCCCACAGCTGACTTCCCTGAAAACTGTGCCGCGACGGGCGCGGCACTTTCGCGGAGGAAATAGTAAATCCTTCAGCCACGTCTTGCACGCTGGATATCGCGCACCCGCTGCTTTTCTGCGCGAGCCATTAAATACCAGGCGATTAAACCAACAATCCCCACTACACCGAGGATCAACGTTGCCAGGGCGTTAATCTCCGGGTTAACCCCCATACGCACACTGGAGAAAACCAGCATCGGCAAGGTGGTGGCACCCGGACCGGAGACGAAACTCGCGATCACCAGATCATCAAGCGACAGCGTGAACGCCAGCAGCCAGCCGGAAATCACCGCGGGCATAATCATCGGCAGCGTAATGATGAAAAAGACCTTCAGCGGCGTGGCGCCAAGATCCATCGCCGCCTCTTCGATGGAGCGATCCAGCTCACGCAGACGCGAGGAGATCACCACCGCCACATACGCCGTACAGAAAGTGACGTGCGCCAGCCAGATGGTCAGCATACCGCGTTCAGACGGCCAGCCGATGGCGTGACCGAGGGCGACAAACAGCAACAACAGCGACAGACCGGTGATCACGTCCGGCATGACCAGCGGCGCGGTGATCATAAAGGCAAAACCGTTGGAGCCGCGAAAACGCCCGAAACGTACCATTACTACAGCAGCAATGGTGCCGAGGATCGCCGCTATGGTCGCCGCCAGCGCCGCGATGGTCAGACTCAGCCCCACGGCGCTCATCATGGCGTCGTCATGAAACAGTTCGCTGTACCAGCGCGTGGACCAGCCGGCCCACACCGTCACCAGTTTTGAACTGTTAAAGGAGTAGATCACCAGCATCAGCATTGGCGCATACAGAAAGGTAAACCCGAGCACCAGAATAAAAATACGCCACGGGGAGCGCACTACTGGCAGATTGTTCATCCGTGTTCCCCCATTTGTTTTTGCTGATGCTTATGGAACCACATGATCGGCACAATCAGCAGCAGCAACATGATAATCGCCACCGCAGACGCCACCGGCCAGTCACGGTTATTGAAGAATTCCTGCCACAGTACGCGACCAATCATGATACTGTCTGGCCCACCGAGCAGTTCCGGGATCACAAACTCCCCGACCGCCGGAATGAACACCAGCATCGAACCGGCAATAATGCCGCCCTTGGTTAACGGCACAATCACGCTGAAGAAGGTTTTCAGCGGACGCGCGCCGAGATCGAGCGAGGCTTCCACCAGCGAGTAGTCAATACGGGTCAGCGCGGTGTAAATCGGCAGCACCATGAACGGCATATAGGCATAGACAATCCCGAT from Trabulsiella odontotermitis includes the following:
- the rlmC gene encoding 23S rRNA (uracil(747)-C(5))-methyltransferase RlmC, encoding MQCALYDAGRCRSCQWIAQPISEQLTAKMDDLCHLLASMPVTAWCAPVSGSEQGFRNKAKMVVSGSVEKPLLGMLHRDGTPEDLTACPLYPASFYPVFAALKPFIARAGLTPYNVARKRGELKYLLLTESQRDGGMMLRFVLRSESKLEQLRVALPWLKAQLPQLKVITANIQPVHMAIMEGEQEIFFTEQQALAETFNGVPLWIRPQSFFQTNPTVASQLYATARDWVRQLPVQHMWDLFCGVGGFGLHCATPEMTLTGIEISPEAIACAKQSAAELGLQNLHFQALDSTRFATGQGDIPDLVLVNPPRRGIGKALCDYLSQMAPSFIIYSSCNAQTMASDFRHLSGYRIERVQLFDMFPHTAHYEVLTLLIRVDEK
- a CDS encoding YbjO family protein, whose amino-acid sequence is MNVPAIVQVAALAIILIRALDLLMIFNLLGIRGIGEFIHRSVQTWSLTLVFLSSLALVFIEIYCAFSLVKGRNWARWLYLLTQIITTGYLWASSLGYGYPELFSIAGGSKREIFRSLMMQKLPDILVLLLLFIPSASRRFFRLQ
- the potI gene encoding putrescine ABC transporter permease PotI, producing MNNLPVVRSPWRIFILVLGFTFLYAPMLMLVIYSFNSSKLVTVWAGWSTRWYSELFHDDAMMSAVGLSLTIAALAATIAAILGTIAAVVMVRFGRFRGSNGFAFMITAPLVMPDVITGLSLLLLFVALGHAIGWPSERGMLTIWLAHVTFCTAYVAVVISSRLRELDRSIEEAAMDLGATPLKVFFIITLPMIMPAVISGWLLAFTLSLDDLVIASFVSGPGATTLPMLVFSSVRMGVNPEINALATLILGVVGIVGLIAWYLMARAEKQRVRDIQRARRG